In one Desulfoferula mesophila genomic region, the following are encoded:
- a CDS encoding SDR family oxidoreductase yields the protein MSFEPARPTSVLITGAGGYLGRQVVADLAADPGSLERIVAMDIRPEPEETRLPGVTYVVADVRDRGLARLIAEQKPQVVVHLAALVTPGKKSDRRLEYEVDVMGTEHVLEGCVEAGASKLIYSSSGAAYGYHADNPAWLSEDDALRGNPEFAYSDHKRQVEEMLARWRHDYPELEQLILRSGTILGAGTANQITALFDKPFLLGVAGSESPFVVIWDRDVVGVIRRGVFSTVTGIYNLAGDGAIAMREMARILKKPYLPLPAGLLRGALWLLKRLGLTQYGPEQVGFLQYRPVLDNKRLKEVFGYQPAKSSREAFEYYLAWRDGRGPA from the coding sequence ATGAGCTTTGAACCGGCCCGTCCCACTTCAGTGCTCATCACCGGCGCGGGCGGCTATCTGGGCCGTCAGGTGGTGGCCGACCTGGCCGCCGACCCCGGCAGCCTGGAGCGCATCGTGGCCATGGACATCCGGCCCGAGCCCGAGGAAACCCGCCTGCCCGGCGTGACCTATGTGGTGGCCGACGTGCGCGACCGGGGCCTGGCCCGTCTCATTGCCGAGCAAAAGCCCCAGGTGGTGGTGCACCTGGCCGCCCTGGTGACTCCCGGCAAAAAAAGCGACCGCCGCCTGGAGTACGAGGTGGACGTGATGGGCACCGAGCACGTGTTGGAGGGCTGCGTTGAGGCCGGGGCGTCCAAGCTCATCTACTCCAGCAGCGGGGCGGCCTACGGCTACCACGCCGACAACCCGGCCTGGCTGAGCGAGGACGACGCCCTCAGGGGCAATCCCGAGTTCGCCTACTCGGACCACAAACGCCAGGTGGAGGAGATGCTGGCCCGTTGGCGGCACGACTATCCAGAGCTGGAGCAGCTCATCCTGCGCTCGGGCACCATCCTGGGGGCGGGCACCGCCAATCAGATCACCGCCCTGTTCGACAAGCCCTTTTTGCTGGGGGTGGCGGGCAGCGAAAGCCCCTTCGTGGTGATCTGGGACCGCGACGTGGTGGGGGTGATCCGGCGCGGGGTGTTCAGCACGGTCACGGGCATCTACAACCTGGCCGGGGACGGGGCCATCGCCATGCGCGAGATGGCCCGCATATTGAAAAAGCCCTATTTGCCCCTACCCGCCGGGCTGCTGAGGGGAGCCTTGTGGCTCTTGAAGCGCCTGGGCCTGACCCAATACGGCCCGGAACAGGTGGGCTTTTTGCAATATCGCCCGGTGTTGGACAACAAGCGGCTGAAAGAGGTGTTCGGCTACCAGCCGGCCAAGAGCAGCCGGGAGGCCTTCGAGTATTACCTGGCCTGGCGGGACGGCCGTGGCCCGGCGTAG
- a CDS encoding tetratricopeptide repeat protein, whose translation MRYPTLTALLAAGLLAAAPAGAQWVPNQPPAAASEKAPSGQAAPAQSSPFNLPEKGRPPAAPPAPAQSQQADSPFALPGKTAGSATPTAQPPAQPPAKSDSPFALPAKPPAQAKGPSSQALVDRGVALAQEGKLDQAREAFFAAVAKDPGNAVAWNNLGLTLRRQGKLKQAAQAYEKAIKADPSYAVPYKNLGVLLEKAGERATAAKAYRRYAELAPQAPDAATVGKRAAWLESTLKK comes from the coding sequence ATGCGCTACCCAACGCTAACGGCCCTGCTGGCCGCCGGGCTGCTGGCCGCCGCACCAGCCGGGGCCCAATGGGTGCCCAACCAGCCGCCCGCCGCTGCCTCTGAAAAAGCGCCCAGCGGCCAGGCGGCCCCGGCCCAAAGCTCGCCCTTCAACCTGCCGGAAAAGGGCCGGCCCCCCGCGGCCCCGCCCGCCCCGGCCCAGAGCCAACAGGCGGACAGCCCCTTCGCGCTGCCGGGCAAGACGGCGGGCTCCGCCACGCCCACCGCCCAACCTCCGGCTCAACCGCCGGCCAAGAGCGACAGCCCCTTCGCCCTGCCCGCCAAGCCCCCGGCCCAGGCCAAAGGCCCCAGTTCCCAGGCCCTGGTGGACCGAGGCGTGGCCCTGGCCCAGGAGGGCAAGCTGGACCAGGCCAGGGAGGCCTTTTTCGCGGCGGTGGCCAAGGACCCCGGCAACGCGGTGGCCTGGAACAACCTGGGGCTCACCCTGCGCCGCCAAGGCAAGCTGAAGCAGGCGGCCCAGGCCTATGAGAAGGCCATCAAGGCCGACCCCTCCTACGCGGTGCCTTACAAGAACCTGGGGGTGCTTTTGGAAAAGGCGGGGGAGCGGGCCACCGCGGCCAAGGCCTACCGCCGCTACGCCGAGCTGGCCCCCCAGGCCCCGGACGCCGCCACGGTGGGCAAACGGGCCGCCTGGCTGGAATCCACGCTTAAAAAATGA
- a CDS encoding bile acid:sodium symporter family protein, whose translation MDAAAVDAVRLNFDPSGLLALNAVIGLMMFGIALDLKLGDFTRIIKSPKAPAIGLGAQFILLPAFTFLLTLVLPISPSIALGMILVASCPGGNLSNMMTYLAGGNAAVSVSMTAVSTGAAVVMTPLNLAVWGSLNPATASILREVSLSPVDVFFTIVMIMGIPMVAGMLVGRWFPGLVDRVRGPFKIFAVCVFLAVVGGALAANWQNFMRYVGLVAVVVALHNAMALSLGYTSARLFRLPPRDVRAVAIEVGIQNSALGLILVFDFFGGLGGMAIITAWWGVWHIISGLTVASFWSRRPIKEATP comes from the coding sequence ATGGACGCGGCGGCGGTTGACGCGGTTCGGCTGAACTTCGACCCATCGGGGCTGTTGGCGCTCAACGCGGTAATCGGCCTGATGATGTTCGGCATCGCCCTGGACCTGAAGCTGGGCGACTTCACCCGCATAATCAAATCTCCCAAGGCGCCGGCCATCGGCCTGGGGGCCCAGTTCATCCTGCTGCCCGCTTTCACCTTTTTGCTTACCCTGGTGCTTCCCATATCGCCCTCCATCGCCTTGGGCATGATCCTGGTGGCCTCCTGTCCCGGCGGCAACCTGAGCAACATGATGACCTACCTGGCCGGGGGCAACGCGGCGGTGAGCGTGTCCATGACCGCGGTGTCCACCGGCGCGGCGGTGGTGATGACCCCGCTGAACCTGGCGGTGTGGGGAAGCCTGAACCCGGCCACCGCGTCCATTTTGCGCGAGGTGAGCCTGAGCCCGGTGGACGTGTTTTTCACCATCGTGATGATCATGGGCATTCCCATGGTCGCGGGCATGCTGGTGGGGCGCTGGTTTCCCGGCCTGGTGGATCGGGTGCGGGGGCCATTCAAGATCTTCGCGGTGTGCGTGTTCCTGGCCGTGGTGGGCGGGGCCCTGGCCGCCAACTGGCAGAACTTCATGCGTTACGTGGGCCTGGTGGCCGTGGTGGTGGCCCTGCACAACGCCATGGCCCTGAGCCTGGGCTATACCAGCGCCCGCCTGTTCCGGCTGCCCCCCCGCGACGTGCGCGCGGTGGCCATCGAGGTGGGCATCCAGAACTCGGCCCTGGGCCTGATATTGGTGTTCGACTTTTTCGGCGGCCTGGGGGGCATGGCCATCATCACCGCCTGGTGGGGGGTGTGGCACATCATCTCCGGCCTGACCGTGGCTTCGTTCTGGTCGCGGCGGCCGATAAAGGAGGCGACCCCATGA
- a CDS encoding metal-dependent transcriptional regulator has product MASAPGDELSSNLEDYLETIYHLEKESRVARAKDIAERLGVSRASVTGALKTLGDKGMINYEPYSYVTLTKQGQGIASEIDRRHRVLKGFFRDFLKLAPEVSDANACRVEHAMDTEAINRLVDFLAFLEECPRTGPEWLESFDNYCRDRKSPERCRSCMESCLERASKLDS; this is encoded by the coding sequence ATGGCCAGCGCCCCTGGAGATGAGCTATCTTCCAACCTGGAAGATTATCTGGAAACCATCTACCACCTGGAAAAAGAAAGCCGGGTGGCCAGGGCCAAGGACATCGCCGAACGCCTGGGCGTGTCCCGGGCCTCGGTGACCGGCGCCCTCAAGACCCTGGGCGACAAGGGCATGATCAACTACGAGCCCTACTCCTACGTGACCCTGACCAAGCAGGGTCAGGGCATCGCCAGCGAGATTGACCGGCGGCACCGCGTTCTCAAAGGCTTTTTCCGCGATTTTTTGAAATTGGCCCCCGAGGTCTCCGACGCCAACGCCTGCCGGGTGGAACACGCCATGGACACCGAGGCCATCAATCGCCTGGTGGACTTTTTGGCCTTTTTGGAGGAATGCCCCCGCACCGGTCCCGAATGGCTGGAATCCTTTGACAACTACTGCCGGGATCGCAAGAGCCCGGAGCGCTGCCGCTCGTGCATGGAAAGCTGCCTGGAGCGCGCCTCCAAGCTGGACTCCTAG
- a CDS encoding LbtU family siderophore porin, with protein MISPSVNDQEEWGDIDLPPTSGSLKISRTPEGIPPLTQEEPVLKGVTWKVWGQAQLEASWQKNKDSQGDTSRDTRAYLSTAEIFGELRPVSFVRLYTHLLYEDGVSGIKLDEAFAVLGRTKDFSGYFMGGKVYPAVGAFESYMVSDAITKEVFQTQANAGVAGWDSQWWQASLAGYDPSVSANGDDGGLVSTYTLRLQMTPPAKGLGGLQLSLGGSYTNNIAASSFLEEQVPEQRLDSMVGGFSLSGSAAYGPLTLLAEYIRSGSFGPGELAFAPPGASPQPWAYNLELSWALAETWRLTGRWEGSGDLYSEYPERQAGVCLAWEPWIHLALALEYQHGEYPDGTLQDLVTSQLSLMF; from the coding sequence GTGATATCCCCCTCCGTCAACGACCAGGAGGAATGGGGCGACATCGATCTGCCCCCCACGAGCGGGTCTCTCAAGATCTCGCGCACCCCGGAGGGCATACCCCCGCTCACCCAGGAGGAGCCGGTGCTCAAGGGGGTAACCTGGAAGGTCTGGGGCCAGGCCCAGCTGGAGGCCTCCTGGCAAAAGAACAAGGACTCCCAGGGCGACACCTCCCGCGACACGCGCGCCTACCTGTCCACCGCCGAGATTTTCGGGGAACTGCGGCCGGTCTCCTTTGTCCGCCTATACACCCACCTGCTCTACGAGGACGGGGTGAGCGGCATCAAGCTGGACGAGGCCTTCGCGGTGCTGGGCCGCACCAAAGATTTTTCCGGCTACTTCATGGGCGGCAAGGTCTACCCTGCGGTGGGCGCCTTTGAGAGCTATATGGTCAGCGACGCCATCACCAAGGAGGTTTTCCAAACCCAGGCCAACGCCGGGGTGGCGGGTTGGGACAGCCAGTGGTGGCAGGCCAGCCTGGCCGGTTACGACCCTTCGGTGAGCGCCAACGGCGACGACGGCGGCCTGGTCTCCACCTACACCCTGCGCCTGCAAATGACCCCGCCGGCCAAGGGCCTGGGCGGGCTCCAGCTGTCGCTGGGCGGCTCCTACACCAACAACATCGCGGCCTCCAGCTTTCTGGAGGAGCAGGTGCCGGAGCAGCGCCTGGATTCCATGGTGGGGGGCTTTTCGCTCAGCGGCTCGGCGGCCTACGGCCCGCTGACCCTTTTGGCCGAGTACATCCGCTCGGGCAGCTTCGGGCCCGGAGAGCTGGCCTTCGCCCCGCCCGGGGCCTCGCCCCAACCCTGGGCCTACAACCTGGAGCTGTCCTGGGCCTTGGCCGAGACCTGGCGTCTCACCGGGCGCTGGGAGGGCAGCGGCGATCTGTACTCCGAGTACCCCGAGCGCCAAGCCGGGGTGTGCCTGGCCTGGGAGCCTTGGATCCATCTGGCCCTGGCCCTGGAATACCAGCACGGCGAATACCCCGACGGGACCCTCCAGGACCTGGTCACCAGCCAGTTGAGCCTGATGTTCTAG
- a CDS encoding thiamine pyrophosphate-binding protein, whose protein sequence is MAGTNGGAIIAQMLAAEGVDKIFGIVDGTYLQLIKACVEGGMELITPRHESVAAQMAGAYARLTGKLGVCIASNGPGVANMLSGVAVEQVEGNRVLLITSSRRGAITYPDRGGAYQCFDQVGVIGAMAKYSACADQAGRVPELLRAALRAAWDGRPGVVHLDVPENVINGECKPLGLPAPERYRRSAPLAPDPEQVKQAAEMLAGAALPMIQAGSGVIHAQAYAELAELAELLEAPVTTSWGARGVLSEDSPLAWPMVHIKAVNALRNEADVALVLGSELGETDWWGKPPYWAAWDQQKMIQVDIDPQVLGRIRPADILALADVKEFMQALIAELRERTMPLEERKAKLEKLAQEKVKDRAKLDEKLSDVGSPLMTAQVGAVCNRVLEPDAVYVFDGGNTAVWGNFYVKLATPGCQLGTHHMGHLGAGTGQALGAAAARPGAQVVCITGDGAMGFHPQELETAVRHGLKVIFIVCADQQWGMVKINQSFALHPVQTMLKKSLEPGKTFGTELGPIAWEELAFSLGAFGAKADNPEDLEKALRAAVEQPLPAVIHAVVDPVKHMWAPGLIHFKAMHQEPKGR, encoded by the coding sequence ATGGCAGGCACCAACGGGGGGGCGATCATCGCCCAGATGCTGGCGGCCGAGGGCGTGGACAAGATCTTCGGCATCGTGGACGGCACTTATTTGCAGTTGATCAAGGCCTGCGTGGAAGGGGGCATGGAGCTGATCACCCCGCGCCACGAGTCGGTGGCCGCCCAGATGGCCGGGGCCTACGCTCGCCTCACCGGCAAGCTGGGGGTGTGCATCGCCTCCAACGGGCCGGGGGTGGCCAACATGCTATCGGGCGTGGCGGTGGAGCAGGTGGAAGGCAACCGGGTGCTGCTCATCACCAGCAGCCGGAGGGGAGCCATCACCTACCCCGACCGGGGCGGGGCCTACCAGTGCTTCGACCAGGTGGGGGTCATCGGGGCCATGGCCAAGTATTCGGCCTGCGCCGACCAGGCCGGGCGCGTCCCCGAGCTCTTGCGCGCCGCCTTGCGCGCCGCCTGGGACGGCCGCCCCGGCGTGGTGCACCTGGACGTGCCCGAGAACGTGATCAACGGCGAGTGCAAGCCCCTGGGCCTGCCCGCCCCGGAGCGCTACCGGCGCAGCGCGCCCTTGGCCCCGGACCCGGAGCAGGTGAAGCAGGCGGCCGAGATGCTGGCCGGCGCGGCTCTGCCCATGATCCAGGCGGGCAGCGGCGTCATCCACGCCCAGGCCTACGCCGAGCTGGCCGAGCTGGCCGAGCTGCTTGAGGCCCCGGTGACCACCTCCTGGGGGGCGAGGGGAGTGCTCAGCGAGGACTCGCCCCTGGCCTGGCCCATGGTGCACATCAAGGCGGTGAACGCGCTGCGCAACGAGGCCGACGTGGCCTTGGTTTTGGGCTCGGAGCTGGGCGAGACCGACTGGTGGGGCAAGCCGCCCTATTGGGCCGCCTGGGACCAGCAGAAGATGATCCAGGTGGACATCGACCCACAGGTGCTGGGGCGCATCCGCCCGGCCGACATTCTGGCCCTGGCCGACGTCAAGGAGTTCATGCAGGCCCTCATCGCCGAGCTGCGCGAGCGCACCATGCCCCTGGAGGAGCGCAAGGCCAAGCTGGAAAAGCTGGCCCAGGAAAAGGTCAAGGATCGGGCCAAGCTGGACGAGAAGCTCTCCGACGTGGGCTCGCCCCTGATGACCGCCCAGGTGGGCGCGGTGTGCAACCGGGTCTTGGAGCCCGACGCGGTGTACGTCTTCGACGGGGGCAACACGGCGGTGTGGGGCAACTTCTACGTGAAACTCGCCACCCCCGGCTGCCAGCTGGGCACCCACCACATGGGCCATCTGGGGGCGGGCACCGGCCAGGCCCTGGGCGCGGCGGCGGCCCGGCCCGGAGCCCAGGTGGTGTGCATCACCGGCGACGGGGCCATGGGCTTCCATCCCCAGGAGCTGGAGACGGCGGTGCGCCACGGGCTCAAGGTGATCTTCATCGTGTGCGCCGACCAGCAGTGGGGCATGGTCAAGATAAACCAGAGCTTCGCCTTGCACCCGGTGCAGACCATGCTCAAGAAATCGTTGGAGCCGGGCAAGACCTTCGGCACCGAGCTGGGGCCCATCGCCTGGGAGGAGTTGGCCTTTTCCCTGGGGGCCTTCGGGGCCAAGGCCGACAACCCCGAGGACCTGGAAAAGGCGCTGCGGGCGGCGGTGGAGCAGCCGCTGCCGGCGGTGATCCACGCGGTGGTGGACCCGGTGAAGCACATGTGGGCCCCCGGCCTGATCCACTTCAAGGCCATGCACCAAGAACCCAAGGGGAGGTGA
- a CDS encoding DUF2254 domain-containing protein gives MAYITTVLEANLRLTGEAKLWWIYQGSAQGARAVLSTIAGSMITVAGLVFSLTMLVLSLTSNQFGPRLVRNFMDDTGNQLVMGTFVATFVYCLVALPTIDESGVPLPNLSVSVGLALALVSLGVLIYFIHHIASSIQANNLLARVGHELEDAVRRLFPEAADGQAIWAAPELPQGFERRAGELGAQQSGYLQMTDLGRLYDLARDQDLLIELTHRPGDFVIAGGALCRVWPPESFTPELAARLHRGFTLGVERTEAQDVEYVARLLAESALRALSPGVNDPYTAITCIDWLGSGLALLATRGRRPPFRLDENGELRLLLPQVDFALVAMGCLEPIRRAARENVMCTVRLLEVLADLARQVRLPQDHEALTHLAQAVEADIMDNLRLAWDRELVRQKYLAVMDELKQSGLRLAPPPLESGGEQGESGRG, from the coding sequence TTGGCCTACATCACCACCGTCCTGGAGGCCAACCTGCGGCTGACCGGCGAGGCCAAGCTGTGGTGGATCTACCAGGGCAGCGCCCAGGGGGCCCGGGCGGTGCTTTCCACCATCGCCGGTTCCATGATCACCGTGGCGGGCCTGGTCTTTTCCCTGACCATGTTGGTGTTGAGCCTCACCTCCAACCAGTTCGGCCCCCGCCTGGTGCGCAACTTCATGGACGACACCGGCAACCAGCTGGTGATGGGCACCTTCGTGGCCACCTTTGTCTATTGCTTGGTGGCCCTGCCCACCATCGACGAATCCGGCGTCCCCTTGCCCAACCTTTCGGTGAGCGTGGGCCTGGCCCTGGCCCTGGTCAGCCTAGGCGTGTTGATTTATTTCATCCACCATATCGCCTCCTCCATTCAGGCCAACAACCTCCTGGCCCGGGTGGGACACGAGCTGGAGGACGCGGTGCGCCGCCTGTTTCCCGAGGCCGCGGACGGCCAGGCCATCTGGGCCGCGCCGGAGCTGCCGCAGGGATTCGAGCGGCGGGCCGGGGAGCTCGGGGCCCAGCAGAGCGGCTATCTGCAGATGACCGACCTGGGCCGCCTCTATGATTTGGCCCGCGATCAGGACCTGCTCATAGAGCTCACCCACCGGCCGGGCGACTTCGTGATCGCCGGCGGGGCCCTGTGCCGGGTCTGGCCGCCGGAGAGCTTCACTCCGGAGCTGGCCGCGCGGCTGCACCGGGGCTTTACCCTGGGGGTGGAGCGCACCGAGGCCCAGGACGTGGAGTACGTGGCCCGGCTTTTGGCCGAGAGCGCCCTCAGGGCGCTCTCGCCGGGGGTGAACGACCCCTACACCGCCATCACCTGCATCGACTGGCTGGGGTCGGGCCTGGCCCTCTTGGCCACCCGGGGGCGGCGGCCCCCCTTTCGCCTGGATGAAAACGGCGAGCTGCGCCTGCTGTTGCCCCAGGTCGACTTCGCTCTGGTGGCCATGGGCTGCCTGGAGCCCATTCGTCGGGCGGCGCGGGAAAACGTGATGTGCACGGTGCGCCTGTTGGAGGTATTGGCCGACCTGGCCCGGCAGGTGCGCCTGCCCCAAGATCACGAGGCGCTGACCCATTTGGCCCAGGCCGTGGAGGCCGACATAATGGACAACCTGCGCCTGGCCTGGGACCGGGAGCTGGTCCGGCAAAAGTACCTGGCCGTGATGGATGAATTGAAGCAGTCGGGGTTGCGTTTGGCCCCTCCGCCCTTGGAGAGCGGCGGGGAGCAGGGCGAATCGGGGCGGGGCTAG
- a CDS encoding TetR/AcrR family transcriptional regulator, translating into MPKDTLDKIRPAKREKLLSEAAKLFAQRGYNQADMAELATRAGVAKGSLYNYFESKQELYLYVCRDGLERSRQAVYGGLDPGWDVYRQLEHVFTQGAAFARKHPEYLILYLNVSSAGLEPFAEKLSLEVEKYTADHLKAVLTRDIKRGLVRSDLNVNHAAFWINSLYIVFLASLVSRHFQIRMREYLEIKGRLSKKVVDEEIRRTVELIERVLAPLKRR; encoded by the coding sequence GTGCCCAAGGACACCCTGGATAAAATCAGGCCCGCCAAGCGGGAGAAGCTGCTGAGCGAGGCGGCCAAGCTTTTCGCCCAGCGGGGCTACAACCAGGCGGACATGGCCGAGTTGGCCACCCGGGCCGGCGTGGCCAAGGGCTCGCTGTACAACTACTTCGAGTCCAAGCAGGAGCTCTACCTCTACGTATGCCGCGACGGCCTGGAGCGCTCGCGCCAGGCGGTGTATGGCGGCCTGGACCCCGGCTGGGACGTGTACCGCCAACTGGAGCACGTCTTCACCCAGGGCGCGGCCTTTGCCCGCAAGCATCCCGAGTACCTCATCCTCTACCTCAACGTCTCCTCGGCCGGGCTGGAGCCCTTTGCCGAAAAGCTGTCCCTGGAGGTGGAGAAGTACACCGCCGACCATCTGAAGGCGGTGCTGACGCGGGACATAAAACGCGGCCTGGTGCGTTCCGACCTCAACGTCAACCATGCCGCCTTTTGGATCAACAGCCTTTACATCGTGTTCCTGGCCTCCTTGGTCTCGCGCCACTTCCAGATTCGCATGCGCGAATACCTGGAGATAAAGGGCCGCCTGAGCAAGAAGGTGGTGGACGAGGAAATCAGGCGCACCGTGGAACTAATCGAGCGGGTGTTGGCCCCGCTTAAAAGGAGATAG
- a CDS encoding Tll0287-like domain-containing protein: protein MYRFAAAPLLLLLLAASGWAAQPDAAQLQAQGLAVIQSFFSQLKGELKTGMKKGGPVEAIQVCQVQAPAIADRVGAAGGWRVGRTSERLRNPANAPDAWEARVLADFAARARAGAPPSELVFSEVVTNAQGKRVFRLMKGIGVGGMCLVCHGSPSPAVREQLQRLYPADQATGYRPGQLRGAFTLQKALD from the coding sequence GTGTATCGCTTTGCCGCAGCTCCGCTATTGTTACTGCTCTTGGCCGCGTCCGGCTGGGCCGCCCAGCCGGACGCCGCCCAGCTCCAGGCCCAGGGCCTGGCCGTAATCCAAAGTTTTTTCTCCCAACTCAAGGGCGAGCTCAAAACGGGGATGAAAAAAGGCGGCCCGGTGGAGGCCATCCAGGTGTGCCAGGTCCAGGCCCCGGCCATCGCCGATCGGGTGGGCGCGGCCGGCGGCTGGCGGGTGGGGCGCACCAGTGAACGCCTGCGCAACCCGGCCAACGCCCCGGACGCCTGGGAGGCCCGGGTGCTGGCGGACTTCGCGGCCCGGGCCCGGGCCGGCGCGCCGCCCTCCGAGCTGGTGTTCAGCGAAGTGGTGACCAACGCCCAGGGCAAGCGGGTCTTTCGCCTGATGAAGGGCATCGGCGTGGGCGGCATGTGCCTGGTGTGCCACGGCTCCCCTTCCCCGGCGGTGCGCGAGCAGCTCCAGCGGCTCTATCCCGCCGACCAGGCCACCGGCTACCGCCCCGGCCAGTTGCGGGGGGCCTTTACCCTGCAAAAGGCTTTGGACTGA
- a CDS encoding nitroreductase family protein — MPQAVTTVIDPERCNGCGRCIRVCPSQTLSLVGGKAVVTGDSSLNCGHCQAVCPEGAVRVGSLDPEQTSFATFELDETWLPHGGYDLPGLVRLMASRRSCRNFRREPVPREMLADLVKIGLSAPSGTNSQRWSFTVLPSREKVLELAQGVGRVMAEFNRMSEKAWLRKLMRLVGKPQLDEYFHEYHDSVSRGLAEWEEKGIDRLMHGAAAAIMIGSRPGASTPKEDALLAAGHMLLAAHAMGLGTCLIGFAVAVMDQKPEVGRAFGVGPDEKIHAVISLGWPKEEYVRLTGRRAPALRWCD; from the coding sequence ATGCCCCAGGCGGTTACCACGGTAATAGACCCCGAGCGCTGCAACGGCTGCGGCCGCTGCATCAGAGTGTGCCCCTCCCAGACCCTGAGCCTGGTGGGAGGCAAGGCGGTGGTCACCGGCGACAGCTCCCTGAACTGCGGGCATTGCCAGGCGGTGTGCCCCGAAGGGGCGGTGCGGGTGGGCAGCCTGGACCCGGAGCAGACCAGCTTCGCCACCTTCGAGCTGGACGAGACCTGGCTGCCCCACGGCGGCTACGATCTGCCCGGCCTGGTCCGGCTGATGGCCTCGCGCCGCTCCTGCCGCAACTTTCGCCGGGAGCCGGTGCCTCGGGAAATGCTGGCCGACCTGGTGAAGATCGGTCTCAGCGCACCCTCGGGCACCAACAGCCAGCGCTGGAGCTTCACCGTGCTGCCCAGCCGGGAAAAGGTGCTGGAACTGGCCCAGGGGGTGGGCCGGGTCATGGCCGAGTTCAACCGCATGTCCGAGAAAGCCTGGCTGCGCAAGCTGATGCGCCTAGTGGGCAAGCCCCAGCTGGACGAGTATTTTCACGAGTACCACGATTCGGTGAGCCGGGGCCTGGCCGAGTGGGAGGAAAAGGGCATCGACCGCCTGATGCACGGGGCCGCCGCGGCCATCATGATCGGCTCCCGGCCCGGGGCCTCCACCCCCAAGGAGGACGCCCTGCTGGCCGCCGGGCACATGCTCCTGGCCGCCCACGCCATGGGCCTGGGCACCTGCCTCATCGGCTTCGCCGTGGCCGTCATGGACCAGAAGCCCGAGGTGGGCCGCGCCTTCGGGGTGGGGCCGGACGAGAAAATCCACGCGGTGATCTCCCTGGGTTGGCCCAAGGAAGAGTATGTGCGTCTTACCGGGAGGCGGGCGCCGGCCCTGCGCTGGTGCGATTGA
- a CDS encoding SDR family oxidoreductase, whose protein sequence is MARRSYQGKTVVITGGAGGLGAAFARRFAALGAKVALLDLDGAAAARAAGELGGAECLGLACDVTDAAACRAALAQVVERLGGVDLLINNAGITHRSAFKDTSPEVFAKVMAVNYLGSLHCTQAALPSLLQRRGQIAVISSVAGVAPLYGRSGYSAAKHALHGLFETLRSELAGTGVTVSIVCPGFTNTGIAHAALDGDGSLTSHQQSTVGKIATPQEVAEALHRAVAQEKRLVVLSAIGKLTYLINKLSPALYERMMLRSLRSELQR, encoded by the coding sequence GTGGCCCGGCGTAGCTACCAGGGCAAGACGGTGGTGATCACCGGCGGGGCCGGGGGCCTGGGTGCGGCCTTTGCCCGGCGCTTCGCCGCCTTGGGGGCCAAGGTGGCCCTGCTGGATCTGGACGGCGCGGCGGCGGCGCGGGCGGCCGGGGAGCTGGGCGGGGCCGAGTGCCTGGGCCTGGCCTGCGACGTGACCGACGCGGCGGCCTGCCGCGCGGCCCTGGCCCAGGTCGTCGAGCGCCTGGGGGGCGTGGACCTGCTGATCAACAACGCGGGCATCACCCACCGCAGCGCCTTCAAGGACACCAGCCCGGAGGTGTTCGCCAAGGTGATGGCCGTGAACTACCTGGGCAGCCTCCACTGCACCCAAGCGGCCCTGCCCAGTCTTTTGCAGCGCCGGGGGCAGATCGCGGTGATCTCCTCGGTGGCCGGGGTGGCCCCCCTCTACGGCCGCAGCGGCTACTCGGCGGCCAAGCACGCCCTGCACGGGCTGTTCGAGACTCTACGGTCCGAGCTGGCCGGCACCGGGGTGACGGTGAGCATCGTGTGCCCGGGTTTCACCAACACCGGCATCGCCCACGCCGCCCTGGACGGCGACGGCAGCCTGACCAGCCACCAGCAGTCCACGGTGGGCAAGATCGCCACGCCCCAGGAGGTGGCCGAGGCCCTGCACCGGGCGGTGGCCCAGGAAAAGCGCCTGGTGGTGCTGTCGGCCATCGGCAAGCTGACCTACCTGATCAACAAGCTCAGCCCGGCCCTGTATGAGCGCATGATGCTGCGGTCGCTCAGAAGCGAGTTACAGCGGTAG